A genome region from Fusarium musae strain F31 chromosome 5, whole genome shotgun sequence includes the following:
- a CDS encoding hypothetical protein (EggNog:ENOG41), whose product MESKELKTETISPVSDHSDSGSDDHGKKPVPLSMKILSVVIVSMIGFGGHWSSGVTGALKNRQELHITNTQYAVLDTSENFIKTALILLSGILTDRYGGASTMLWGNAVFSIGAILVAAATQVRSYKFMIGGIVIQALGDVATQVAQYKIFSSWFPPSSGFASTLAFELGIGKIGSFVGKATANVIADNLGNFSWAYWMAVFMNLFTNVATLFFWWFTRWCEKRYAGTRDPATGEKLTENNKKFEIGKMVTLPWSFWLVCLFSLFQTSTANVFSTNSTELAEQRFKISAVRAGWYSSMSQYLGFFFVPLVGIFVDMLGQRLTIMLVCGLGMLLSMCLVAWGPTVSGTAASFGIFAVASSFGPTVIIDSIRTSMWYQEVFGSGYAIKIAINNSMTIIVSLIAGVLQDRDENKYDNVTILYVTLAAGSVVVAGIMIALGFATDFIGQLQWSRKKRVANGHIINEKKREFESEGHAEKHKKLGVINFCAVIVLILGAWVAYFWGLATKNTY is encoded by the exons ATGGAGTCCAAAGAGCTCAAGACAGAGACCATCTCTCCCGTGTCTGACCACTCAGACAGTGGGAGCGATGACCATGGCAAGAAGCCTGTGCCTTTGAGCATGAAGATCTTGTCTGTCGTCATCGTTAGCATGATTGGCTTTGGAGGACATTGGAGTAGTGGCGTCACTGGTGCTCTGAAGA ATAGACAGGAACTTCACATTACGAATACCCAGTATGCTGTTCTTGATACAAGTGAGAACTTTATCAAGACCgctctcatcctcctcagtgGAATACTTACAGATCGATATGGCGGAGCTA GCACCATGCTCTGGGGCAACGCCGTCTTCTCCATCGGCGCCATCCTCGTCGCAGCCGCAACACAAGTGCGCTCCTACAAATTCATGATCGGCGGCATCGTCATCCAAGCCCTCGGCGACGTAGCGACCCAAGTCGCCCAATACAagatcttctcctcctggTTCCCGCCCTCCTCCGGCTTCGCATCCACACTCGCCTTCGAGCTAGGCATCGGCAAGATCGGCTCCTTCGTCGGAAAAGCCACCGCTAATGTCATCGCTGATAATCTCGGCAACTTCAGTTGGGCGTACTGGATGGCTGTGTTTATGAACTTGTTCACAAACGTCGCGACGCTGTTCTTTTGGTGGTTTACAAGGTGGTGTGAGAAGAGATATGCGGGCACGAGGGATCCGGCGACGGGGGAGAAGTTGACGGAGAATAACAAGAAGTTTGAGATTGGAAAGATGGTCACTCTGCCTTGGTCGTTCTGGCTAGTCTGCTTGTTCTCGCTCTTTCAAACGTCAACGGCAAATGTATTTTCTACGAATAGCACTGAGCTGGCGGAGCAGCGCTTCAAGATCTCAGCTGTCAGGGCAGGCTGGTACTCTTCCATGTCTCAGTATCTcggtttcttcttcgtcccgCTAGTCGGCATCTTTGTCGACATGCTCGGACAGCGTCTTACAATCATGCTCGTCTGTGGACTAGGCATGCTTCTGTCCATGTGTCTCGTGGCCTGGGGCCCTACAGTTTCCGGCACAGCAGCCAGCTTCGGCATCTTCGCAGTCGCCAGCTCCTTCGGCCCAACGgtcatcatcgacagcatCCGCACAAGCATGTGGTACCAGGAAGTCTTTGGCTCAGGCTACGCCATCAagatcgccatcaacaacagcatgaCCATCATCGTGAGTCTCATCGCAGGTGTTCTGCAAGATCGCGACGAGAACAAATACGACAACGTCACTATTCTCTATGTAACACTGGCAGCTGGCTCCGTCGTCGTCGCAGGTATCATGATTGCTTTGGGTTTCGCGACAGACTTTATCGGACAGCTTCAGTGGAGCCGTAAGAAGAGAGTTGCGAATGGGCACATtatcaacgagaagaagcgggAGTTCGAGAGCGAGGGACATGCAGAGAAGCACAAGAAGTTGGGTGTTATCAACTTTTGTGCCGTCATTGTGCTTATTCTTGGCGCGTGGGTGGCTTACTTCTGGGGCTTGGCTACCAAGAATACTTATTAG
- a CDS encoding hypothetical protein (EggNog:ENOG41~CAZy:CE10~MEROPS:MER0011583), protein MATTTKTADLPALVTTRDITTSSIYQDIWKRHQEHLKPSKDTPVKFGDVACSPDGKNIAGIVTVYEDLKGRGSTRLAIINVNDGSITTFGNQSGTDSKPCWSPDGTTIAFLSQVDGLSQLQVLDLASKNIKSSNKIPGNVEQVSWSIDGAKILLVVAGLEADLAGVDGGRASQGSATIDSECSWMPTIEATPTAGAYRTVWVHSLATGMSKQVISATINIWQAVWLSDTTILALCSDLPGEEHWYHASLCEISLHTEAVKHVFGSELPMDWLTTSPSGVSVAFAVGVASDRAILTGDLHILHVSTGQVSQIDTGGVNVGAISWVGDDDLVASGLRDGRDVVFAYKPSTNLIEELWSSEELSVAGEGISQVSGYNDGEVRVAFVQQGWFTPPTLVVASSLGVRTIRAFSIPELQERVRRLGQAQTVKWKAPDGLEVYGYYVHPPTQGPFPTIMHIHGGPVFGWRPRYLGLDMQLQVLLDAGFAVFEPNPRGSWGRGQSFAKAVDGDMGGADTLDYLNGIDYLVDSGLADPSQLGIYGGSYGGFMTAWLITQTDRFKAAIPTSPVTDWVSEHFTSNLARFCKDFLADDVHDFGGKYLSRSPIHYVRKAKTPTMLVCGALDKNTPPGQAVEFHHGLIEQGVPSVLLTYPEEGHGVRNIPARIDLIAREVEWFRSYM, encoded by the coding sequence ATGGCCACCACAACGAAAACGGCAGACTTGCCCGCGCTGGTGACCACGAGGGACATCACTACATCATCCATATACCAAGATATATGGAAAAGACACCAAGAACATTTAAAACCTTCAAAAGACACCCCTGTTAAGTTCGGGGATGTGGCCTGTTCTCCAGACGGAAAGAACATCGCAGGCATCGTGACTGTTTACGAGGATCTCAAAGGCCGCGGGTCAACCAGACTGGCTATAATCAACGTCAACGACGGAAGCATAACTACTTTTGGTAACCAGAGTGGTACAGACTCTAAACCATGCTGGTCGCCTGACGGTACGACCATTGCCTTTCTGTCCCAAGTTGATGGCTTGAGCCAGCTGCAGGTCCTCGACCTAGcttccaagaacatcaagtcGTCAAACAAGATTCCTGGGAATGTGGAACAGGTATCTTGGTCGATTGATGGCGCGAAAATTCTTTTGGTCGTGGCTGGTTTGGAAGCTGACCTGGCTGGCGTGGATGGAGGGCGGGCGTCACAGGGTTCCGCAACGATAGACTCCGAGTGTAGTTGGATGCCTACGATAGAAGCGACGCCAACGGCTGGGGCATATCGCACAGTTTGGGTGCACAGCCTAGCAACAGGCATGTCAAAGCAAGTCATCTCAGCGACAATCAACATCTGGCAAGCTGTTTGGCTATCTGACACTACCATCCTCGCGTTGTGCTCTGATCTTCCGGGAGAGGAGCATTGGTATCACGCTTCACTCTGTGAGATTTCTCTGCACACAGAAGCTGTGAAGCATGTGTTTGGCTCAGAGCTCCCGATGGACTGGCTCACGACTTCTCCCAGCGGTGTGTCTGTGGCTTTTGCGGTGGGGGTCGCTAGTGACAGAGCCATCTTGACGGGTGATCTTCACATCCTGCATGTTTCGACGGGTCAAGTGTCCCAGATCGACACTGGCGGCGTTAATGTGGGTGCCATTTCTTGGGTGGGAGATGATGACCTTGTTGCTTCTGGCTTGCGTGACGGGCGAGATGTAGTCTTCGCGTATAAGCCGTCGACAAACCTGATTGAAGAGCTTTGGAGTAGTGAGGAACTTAGTGTCGCTGGAGAAGGCATCTCTCAGGTTTCTGGGTATAATGACGGGGAAGTTCGCGTTGCTTTCGTACAGCAAGGCTGGTTCACACCTCCGACATTAGTGGTGGCTTCTTCACTTGGCGTCCGAACTATCAGAGCATTCTCTATCCCTGAGCTGCAGGAAAGAGTCAGAAGGCTAGGTCAAGCACAGACTGTAAAATGGAAGGCTCCAGACGGGTTAGAGGTCTACGGCTACTACGTCCACCCACCTACCCAAGGACCATTCCCTACCATCATGCACATTCACGGAGGACCAGTGTTTGGCTGGAGACCCAGATATTTAGGCCTGGATATGCAGCTGCAGGTCTTGCTGGATGCAGGATTCGCTGTATTTGAGCCTAATCCAAGAGGCTCGTGGGGCCGTGGGCAGTCCTTTGCCAAGGCGGTCGATGGCGACATGGGCGGCGCTGATACTCTAGATTACCTGAACGGCATCGACTACCTAGTGGACAGCGGCCTGGCAGATCCTAGTCAACTTGGAATATATGGAGGTAGCTACGGTGGTTTCATGACAGCCTGGCTAATCACCCAGACGGACCGCTTCAAGGCCGCGATACCCACGAGTCCCGTGACAGACTGGGTCAGCGAGCACTTCACAAGCAACCTCGCACGGTTCTGTAAGGACTTCCTGGCTGATGACGTGCACGACTTTGGCGGAAAGTATCTATCTCGCTCACCGATTCACTACGTccgcaaggccaagacgCCGACGATGCTGGTTTGTGGAGCATTGGACAAGAATACTCCCCCTGGCCAGGCTGTTGAGTTTCACCACGGTCTGATCGAGCAGGGTGTTCCATCGGTTCTTCTCACATACCCTGAGGAGGGCCA